A stretch of Salvelinus alpinus chromosome 4, SLU_Salpinus.1, whole genome shotgun sequence DNA encodes these proteins:
- the LOC139573306 gene encoding myocardin yields MTLLASERSLLIRNKFRSVLQLRIQNRRQNEIDSGLKTTCSSRKGEKDQSKALHLTDDGATQKSPLCGLNIKTAQDRSVCGTGRQKKARLANNLGEKVQHRPGPLDLLHKHILPPENRPVSFPLSSDVFQDDISSCSSSLSPEQLGVLQSPAFSSSPGFSDDQSLSDLSPGVLPFTHSPAHVQSILALLPATEGISQPMSMTVGDSNSMATTGRPKGMYLTSHATPLLPKTARSLTPPSDSSSLTSSLTSSRPPRLRKPRDSQPKMRKLKYHQYIPPDQRATAGTAGGGASQRSPTPAQLLDPAYSSLLQQQQVFLQLQILQNQQQNQQQQDQQQQQQQLTVTSSGDTNQMVRFSGAMHQDPQPVSKATNHTSVDTSPSNKSELLPPNLVDLTVSELRQQLRKRGLPVSGTKPALLQRLRPFQLPHLCLTPVPLCQLGTSLEPLTPTSLLTPSHYPSSSSSPSSGTDSPTNSPNHQVYIQSTGVLSGVPNGIVNGILNGNTNDNTNGIGVSVVGEQCGFLAPALTPSSTPSPGLPPCSSSLLSTGTSWRSEQEQQELSLELEMRERMRSRPRERLSPPLSLSCGGSLHPFLQQDPGWPRGTPEREGQTEILFTQVFCCQPWDVIGQDFELPMQITASPIQAPPSVRSLEEELQEAINRVLMDPSQSIEDILEEPTTCVDSHSSSVSDFQSPVTILPGPSPPPQTDQSQPFRCHSKDDNFLSSPFCSSLLLELPPSPSMMVPRQAAPPPLPPSICTSPLPPTVTSRKRRAQATFDPADWLESLASGLRPLSPPSAPFVETDFGLNLDLNVNRALDLMVEQW; encoded by the exons acaggagtgTGTGTGGGACCGGAAGGCAGAAGAAGGCTCGGCTGGCTAACAACCTTGGAGAGAAGGTCCAGCATCGGCCCGGACCTCTGGACCTACTGCACAAACACATACTGCCTCCGGAGAACC GCCCcgtttccttccctctctcctcagatGTCTTCCAAGATGACATCTCTTCCTGCTCTTCCTCCTTGTCTCCCGAGCAACTCGGGGTCCTCCAATCACCAGCCTTCTCCTCGTCGCCGGGGTTCTCAGATGACCAATCACTGAGTGACCTGTCCCCTGGGGTCTTGCCCTTTACCCACAGTCCCGCCCATGTTCAG TCTATCTTGGCGTTGCTCCCAGCAACCGAGGGCATCAGCCAGCCAATGAGCATGACCGTGGGCGACTCCAACTCCATGGCAACGACCGGGAGACCAAAGGGGATGTATCTGACCTCCCATGCCACGCCCCTGCTGCCAAAG ACAGCCCGGTCTCTCACACCTCCCTCCGACTCTTCCTCCCTTACTTCCTCCCTGACTTCCTCTCGCCCCCCCCGCCTGCGGAAACCACGGGATTCACAGCCCAAGATGAGGAAACTCAAATACCATCAGTACATTCCCCCCGACCAGAGAGCCACGGCCGGGACTGCCG GGGGAGGGGCCAGTCAGAGGAgccccaccccagcccagctcttAGACCCCGCCTACTCCAGCCTCCTGCAGCAACAGCAGGTGTTCCTCCAGCTGCAGATCCTCCAGAACCAACAGCAGAACCAGCAGCAACAGgaccagcagcagcaacagcagcagctcaCCGTCACATCCAG CGGAGACACCAACCAAATGGTGAGGTTCTCTGGAGCCATGCACCAGGACCCTCAGCCTGTATCCAAGGCAACAAACCACACCTCTGTGGACACAAGTCCCTCCAACAAGTCTGAGCTCCTCCCACCTAACCTGGTCGACCTCACG GTGTCTGAGTTGCGACAGCAGCTGCGTAAGCGAGGTCTTCCTGTCTCCGGCACCAAGCCCGCCCTCCTCCAGAGGCTCCGCCCTTTCCAGCTGCCCCACCTGTGTTTGACCCCTGTGCCCCTCTGCCAGCTGGGTACCAGCCTGGAACCCCTTACCCCCACCTCCTTGCTCACCCCCAGCCACtaccccagctccagctccagccccagctctGGAACTGATTCCCCCACCAACAGCCCTAACCATCAGGTCTACATCCAGTCCACTGGAGTTCTGAGCGGGGTTCCAAACGGAATTGTTAATGGCATTCTGAATGGTAATACTAATGATAATACTAATGGAATAGGGGTCAGTGTGGTGGGGGAGCAGTGTGGCTTCCTGGCCCCTGCGTTAACCCCATCATCGACACCCAGCCCCGGTCTCCCCCCATGCTCCTCTTCGCTACTGTCGACTGGCACCTCCTGGCGGTCGGAACAGGAGCAGCAGGAGCTGAGCCTGGAGctggagatgagggagaggatgaggagcaggcccagggagaggctatctcctcctctgtctctatcctgtGGGggttccctccatcccttcctgcAACAGGATCCAGGATGGCCCAGAGGGACACCAGAGagggaaggacagacagagatCCTGTTCACACAG GTGTTCTGCTGCCAGCCGTGGGACGTGATTGGCCAGGACTTTGAGCTGCCCATGCAGATCACAGCCAGTCCCATTCAAGCGCCACCCAGCGTCCGCAGTCTGGAGGAGGAGCTGCAGGAGGCCATTAACAGAGtactg ATGGACCCCAGTCAGTCAATAGAGGACATTCTGGAGGAACCTACCACCTGTGTGG actcccactcctcctctgtctcagACTTCCAATCCCCTGTCACTATCCTCCCtggcccctcccctcctccccaaaCAGACCAATCCCAGCCGTTCCGTTGTCATTCAAAGGATGACaacttcctgtcctctcctttctGCTCCTCCCTCCTGCTGGAGCTCCCGCCGTCGCCTTCGATGATGGTTCCCCGCCAAGCcgccccaccccctctccctccctccatctgtacTTCTCCCCTGCCTCCCACTGTGACCTCACGGAAGAGGCGGGCTCAGGCAACCTTTGACCCTGCTGATTGGTTGGAGTCGCTAGCCTCTGGACTCCGCCCTCTCAGTCCACCATCTGCCCCATTTGTTGAGACCGACTTTGGCCTCAATTTGGATCTGAACGTCAACCGAGCGTTGGATCTCATGGTGGAGCAGTGGTGA